In Zea mays cultivar B73 chromosome 7, Zm-B73-REFERENCE-NAM-5.0, whole genome shotgun sequence, the following proteins share a genomic window:
- the LOC103633299 gene encoding aspartic proteinase oryzasin-1, whose product MVKQGLISDPVFSFWFNRHADEGEGGEIVFGGMDSSHYKGDHTFVPVTRKGYWQFNMGDVLVDGKSTGFCAGGCAAVADSGTSLLAGPTAIITEINEKIGAAGVVSQECKTVVSQYGQQILDLLLAETQPAKICSQVGLCTFDGTHGVSAGIRSVVDDEAGKSNGGLKSDPMCNACEMAVVWMQNQLAQNKTQELILNYINQLCERLPSPMGESAVDCGSLASMPDIAFTIGGKKFKLKPEQYILKVGEGQAAQCISGFTAMDIPPPRGPLWILGDVFMGVYHTVFDYGKLRVGFAESA is encoded by the exons ATGGTGAAACAAGGTCTCATCAGCGACCCTGTTTTCTCTTTCTGGTTTAACCGACATGCTGATGAAGGAGAAGGTGGTGAAATTGTATTTGGTGGAATGGATTCTAGCCACTACAAGGGTGATCACACGTTTGTCCCAGTCACTCGGAAGGGATACTGGCAG TTCAACATGGGTGATGTACTGGTTGATGGAAAGTCCACTG GGTTTTGTGCCGGCGGCTGTGCAGCTGTCGCAGATTCTGGAACTTCCTTGCTTGCTGGCCCCACA GCCATAATTACTGAAATCAATGAAAAGattggtgctgctggtgtagtcagcCAGGAGTGCAAGACTGTTGTTTCTCAATATGGACAGCAGATCCTAGATCTTTTGCTAGCTGAG ACACAACCAGCGAAGATCTGTTCTCAGGTTGGTCTGTGCACTTTTGATGGCACTCATGGTGTCAG TGCTGGAATTCGGAGCGTAGTGGATGATGAAGCTGGGAAATCAAATGGTGGTCTCAAGAGTGATCCAATGTGCAATGCCTGTGAGATGGCTGTGGTATGGATGCAGAACCAACTTGCCCAGAACAAGACGCAGGAGCTCATCCTGAACTACATTAATCAG CTTTGCGAGCGTCTTCCGAGTCCGATGGGAGAATCAGCCGTGGACTGTGGCAGTCTTGCGTCCATGCCTGACATTGCGTTCACCATTGGAGGCAAGAAGTTCAAGCTGAAACCAGAGCAG TACATTCTGAAGGTTGGTGAAGGACAGGCTGCCCAGTGCATCAGCGGATTCACAGCTATGGATATCCCACCACCCCGTGGCCCTCTCTG GATCTTGGGTGATGTTTTCATGGGAGTCTACCACACCGTCTTCGATTATGGCAAGCTGAGGGTTGGCTTCGCAGAGTCGGCCTAG